In Synechococcus sp. A18-25c, a single window of DNA contains:
- a CDS encoding alpha/beta fold hydrolase yields the protein MLVLQGDGMDNLLVSGADSAPLRVLLGHGAGAGMDSPFMAAMADGLADQGWQVLRFEFPYMQRQRNSGKKRPPDKAELLLNSFREQVKALAHDKPLVIGGKSMGGRIASLLADALFDEQRIQACICLGYPFHPLGKPDQLRTDHLADLRTPTLVVQGERDAMGRQEEVSTYKLSKQLQLAWLPDGDHSFKPRKSSGHSEASNWALAIEAMDRFLSQQHTGA from the coding sequence ATGCTGGTCCTCCAAGGAGATGGGATGGACAACCTGCTGGTGTCGGGTGCGGATTCAGCACCGCTGAGGGTGCTGCTGGGCCATGGAGCCGGTGCCGGCATGGACAGCCCGTTCATGGCGGCAATGGCCGACGGCCTTGCCGATCAGGGCTGGCAGGTGTTGCGCTTCGAGTTTCCTTATATGCAACGGCAACGCAACAGCGGCAAGAAGCGTCCGCCCGACAAGGCTGAACTTCTGTTGAACAGCTTCCGCGAACAGGTGAAGGCGCTGGCGCACGACAAGCCCCTGGTGATCGGGGGCAAGTCGATGGGCGGGCGCATCGCCAGCCTTCTGGCGGATGCTCTGTTCGACGAGCAACGCATCCAGGCCTGCATCTGCCTCGGTTATCCGTTCCATCCATTGGGCAAGCCCGATCAGCTGCGTACAGACCATCTGGCCGACTTGCGCACACCCACGCTGGTCGTTCAGGGGGAGCGAGACGCGATGGGACGCCAGGAGGAGGTGAGCACTTACAAGCTGTCGAAGCAGCTGCAGCTGGCCTGGTTACCCGACGGGGATCACAGCTTCAAGCCTCGCAAGAGTTCAGGCCACAGCGAAGCATCGAACTGGGCTCTGGCAATCGAAGCAATGGATCGCTTCCTGAGCCAACAGCACACGGGCGCTTGA
- a CDS encoding Nif11-like leader peptide family natural product precursor: MSEEQLKAFIAKVKDDPLLQDKLKSAQTAEHVVEIAKHHGHHFTAEHVKNTPLTQEELEVVNGGTANMCNTGNGALVTAAIGASIAWCGAPPGAFGM, from the coding sequence ATGTCAGAAGAGCAACTCAAGGCATTTATCGCCAAGGTCAAAGACGACCCATTACTTCAAGACAAACTCAAATCAGCTCAAACTGCCGAGCATGTCGTTGAAATTGCCAAACATCATGGCCACCACTTTACTGCTGAACATGTAAAAAACACTCCTCTGACACAAGAAGAGCTTGAAGTAGTGAATGGTGGTACTGCCAATATGTGCAACACTGGGAATGGAGCGCTTGTAACCGCTGCTATTGGGGCTTCTATTGCATGGTGTGGTGCCCCTCCTGGAGCATTTGGCATGTAA
- a CDS encoding Nif11-like leader peptide family natural product precursor has product MSEEQLKAFLEKVKADTSLKEKLKAASDADDVVAIAKEAGFKISAEDLKNTKVELSEEELEGLGGSGTSYTEGYQGCDTRCCKSFP; this is encoded by the coding sequence ATGTCAGAAGAGCAACTCAAAGCCTTCCTCGAAAAAGTAAAAGCTGACACCAGCCTTAAGGAGAAGCTCAAAGCAGCTTCCGATGCTGATGATGTTGTGGCGATTGCAAAGGAGGCAGGCTTTAAGATTTCTGCTGAAGACTTGAAGAACACTAAGGTAGAGCTTTCTGAAGAAGAGCTGGAAGGCTTGGGCGGTTCGGGTACGAGCTACACCGAGGGATACCAGGGTTGTGATACCAGGTGTTGCAAATCCTTTCCTTAA
- a CDS encoding Nif11-like leader peptide family natural product precursor, whose amino-acid sequence MSLVQLKAFLEKVKGDTSLQKKLKAAASPEAVIEIAKDAGFAITTEDIQSMQSQSGEVSDDELEAAASGCSLANLGFEMMPEIKPLL is encoded by the coding sequence ATCTCCTTAGTACAGCTCAAAGCCTTTCTAGAAAAGGTCAAAGGCGACACCAGCCTTCAGAAAAAGCTCAAGGCAGCAGCCTCACCTGAAGCCGTTATTGAAATCGCTAAAGACGCAGGCTTTGCAATTACCACAGAAGATATTCAATCAATGCAATCGCAATCGGGAGAAGTATCAGACGATGAGCTGGAAGCTGCAGCTAGCGGCTGCTCACTGGCGAACTTGGGTTTTGAGATGATGCCCGAGATTAAGCCCCTACTTTGA
- a CDS encoding Nif11-like leader peptide family natural product precursor gives MSEEQLKAFLEKVKTDTSLQEKLKAAASPDAAVEIAKDAGFAITAEDIQSMQSATVEVSDEELEGAAGGGNTCTFIGPFRTCF, from the coding sequence ATGTCAGAAGAGCAACTCAAAGCCTTCCTGGAGAAGGTTAAAACTGACACCAGCCTTCAGGAAAAGCTCAAGGCAGCAGCCTCACCTGATGCTGCTGTTGAAATCGCCAAAGACGCAGGCTTTGCAATTACCGCAGAAGATATTCAATCAATGCAATCGGCAACGGTAGAAGTGTCAGATGAAGAGCTGGAAGGTGCAGCTGGCGGGGGAAACACTTGTACCTTTATTGGACCTTTTCGAACCTGCTTCTGA
- a CDS encoding lactate dehydrogenase, whose translation MRISGSGLTAALLIAGALSGTTHAQVRFDDCQPVAGGGITCNTVPTGNTRADMIDGEYGLMDQASPGWSEYNPYEGYDDMLGGNQT comes from the coding sequence ATGAGGATCTCGGGCTCAGGGCTTACCGCCGCTTTGCTGATTGCCGGAGCGTTGTCCGGTACCACCCATGCCCAGGTGCGCTTTGACGACTGCCAACCCGTCGCTGGTGGTGGGATCACCTGCAATACGGTGCCGACCGGCAACACTCGCGCTGACATGATTGATGGTGAATATGGCCTGATGGATCAGGCCAGCCCCGGCTGGTCGGAGTACAACCCTTACGAGGGGTATGACGACATGCTTGGCGGCAATCAGACCTGA
- a CDS encoding Nif11-like leader peptide family natural product precursor — protein sequence MSEEQLNAFLEKIKVDTSLQLNLQAAGDVDAVLEIAKEAGFKISADDLKKAQSELSDEELEGTAGGNGPVTNPTNGCGCPPGAITHFTMDTNPRCGC from the coding sequence ATGTCAGAAGAGCAACTCAATGCATTTCTAGAGAAGATCAAAGTCGACACGAGCCTGCAGTTGAATCTCCAAGCTGCTGGTGATGTTGATGCTGTTCTCGAGATTGCAAAGGAGGCTGGATTTAAGATTTCTGCAGACGACTTGAAGAAGGCTCAATCAGAACTTTCTGACGAGGAGCTGGAAGGCACAGCTGGAGGGAACGGACCAGTAACCAACCCCACGAATGGATGCGGGTGCCCTCCGGGTGCAATAACCCACTTCACAATGGACACTAACCCTAGATGCGGATGCTGA
- a CDS encoding Nif11-like leader peptide family natural product precursor, with protein MSEEQLNAFLEKVKADTSLQEKLNGAADADAVAEIAKKAGFSITSKDIRSMQSANELSDAELEGAAGGCGRGTRDTHLARGCGPLDQCQRTALDGGTTTQWWCN; from the coding sequence ATGTCTGAAGAGCAACTCAACGCCTTTCTGGAGAAGGTCAAAGCTGACACAAGCCTGCAAGAAAAGCTCAATGGAGCTGCAGATGCAGATGCTGTTGCGGAGATTGCGAAAAAAGCAGGCTTTTCGATTACTTCAAAAGATATTCGATCAATGCAATCAGCAAATGAATTGTCAGACGCAGAGCTGGAAGGTGCAGCTGGTGGATGCGGTCGCGGTACTCGCGATACTCACCTTGCCAGGGGTTGTGGGCCCCTCGACCAGTGTCAACGTACTGCGCTCGATGGTGGCACCACTACCCAGTGGTGGTGCAATTAG
- a CDS encoding DUF1651 domain-containing protein — MQDLIDSRWPVSAHHDRGTWMVNGMDQRLVHFRPDTKTSHGQWVELRVYEWIRPQPPVPRYRRRLLRTNAIDVWNNMLKVGWRRCFPPVR; from the coding sequence ATGCAGGATCTGATTGATTCCAGGTGGCCGGTCTCCGCTCACCACGACCGGGGCACCTGGATGGTGAATGGTATGGATCAGCGCTTGGTGCATTTCCGGCCCGACACCAAAACGAGTCACGGTCAGTGGGTTGAGCTGCGGGTTTACGAATGGATTCGTCCGCAGCCTCCTGTTCCGCGCTACCGCCGACGTCTCTTGAGGACCAATGCGATCGATGTCTGGAACAACATGCTCAAAGTGGGATGGCGTCGTTGTTTTCCCCCTGTTCGCTGA
- a CDS encoding chlorophyll a/b-binding protein — translation MTATTLQAQERYWQGLAAAQIRRERLVRAERLNGRLAMLGFIALLVTEACLQQGLLQALGL, via the coding sequence ATGACGGCCACCACACTTCAGGCCCAGGAGCGTTACTGGCAGGGTCTGGCCGCCGCCCAGATCCGGCGTGAGCGACTTGTGCGAGCGGAACGACTCAACGGACGCCTGGCCATGCTGGGATTCATTGCGCTGCTGGTAACGGAGGCCTGTTTGCAACAAGGACTGCTGCAGGCCCTCGGTCTCTGA
- a CDS encoding AbrB family transcriptional regulator, translated as MLTGADLLAKVKELGDVSKSDMAKACGYVSTKKDGGERINFTSFYEALLNAKGVELGGGSAGVGKGGRKLSYKAVVQGNGNLLVGKAYTAMLDLQPGDEFTIKLSKKKGVSLIPSGAEDEEGEE; from the coding sequence ATGCTCACCGGAGCCGATCTTCTCGCCAAAGTCAAAGAGCTTGGCGATGTTTCCAAGAGCGACATGGCGAAAGCCTGTGGTTATGTGTCGACCAAAAAGGACGGTGGAGAGCGCATCAACTTCACCTCTTTTTACGAAGCCCTGCTGAATGCCAAGGGTGTTGAACTTGGTGGTGGTTCTGCGGGTGTTGGCAAGGGTGGCCGCAAGCTCTCCTACAAAGCTGTCGTGCAAGGCAATGGAAACCTGCTGGTTGGCAAGGCCTACACAGCCATGCTTGACCTTCAGCCTGGGGATGAATTCACCATCAAGCTTTCCAAAAAGAAAGGTGTTTCGCTGATTCCTTCAGGAGCAGAAGACGAGGAAGGCGAGGAGTGA
- a CDS encoding Nif11-like leader peptide family natural product precursor translates to MSEEQLKAFLEKLKADTSLQEKLKAAADSDAVLAIAKEAGFSISDDDLKKAQSEISDEELEIAAGGNNDTQRDRWCWFGDSMCQ, encoded by the coding sequence ATGTCAGAAGAGCAACTCAAAGCGTTTCTAGAAAAGCTTAAAGCCGACACCAGCCTTCAGGAAAAGCTCAAAGCAGCTGCTGATTCAGACGCAGTTCTTGCGATTGCGAAAGAGGCTGGCTTTAGCATCTCTGATGATGACTTGAAGAAAGCTCAATCAGAAATTTCAGATGAAGAGCTGGAGATTGCAGCTGGGGGCAATAATGATACTCAACGGGATAGATGGTGCTGGTTTGGCGACTCTATGTGTCAGTGA
- a CDS encoding FAD-dependent oxidoreductase produces MDQVDITIVSAGLSGLIAAREAKKKGYSVKVLEARSRVGGRMFNQITPSGGIIDLGGQWGGHTHHRLEQLTDELGLQRHPSFYDGKGVFIWDGEKSIADISIMPGEVESIGFFIARGLNINLEEKTSAINLWNKLLAISKTINPSQPWLAADAEILDKTTVSHWLEQNNASRLAQWLFAYNCTGGTGTGGYEPCESSILHLALGQNVAPQSGGGEEWLITKGAGEVAKLLGEEMREDIELSAPVQEITQTGDGLEVFYGYGANKSISSNAAIVAIPPVLRQKITFNPGLESEYRQFIQRSPMGTKFKVLAVYKEAFWREQGFCGAGQGNLKLLEQTADSGPPETSPGILASFVSGHRASQLNRLPDLEQRRLILEDLVRYWGPKAAEPLDLVVQRWIDEQWTTGGYTAFRTPGAWTGFGTTWQQPHGRIFWAGTEESTRWPGYFEGAIEAGIQAVDRAAAALDGGGN; encoded by the coding sequence ATGGATCAAGTTGACATCACTATCGTTAGTGCCGGTCTCTCTGGCTTGATTGCAGCAAGGGAAGCCAAGAAAAAGGGCTACAGCGTCAAAGTGCTTGAGGCCCGGTCCCGCGTGGGCGGCCGGATGTTTAATCAAATCACCCCCAGCGGCGGAATTATTGATCTCGGGGGACAGTGGGGTGGACATACTCATCACCGTTTAGAACAATTGACTGATGAGCTAGGACTACAACGACATCCAAGTTTTTACGACGGCAAGGGTGTTTTTATTTGGGATGGTGAAAAGTCTATAGCTGATATCAGCATTATGCCAGGAGAAGTTGAATCAATTGGCTTTTTTATTGCAAGAGGTTTGAACATCAATTTAGAAGAGAAAACCTCTGCAATTAATTTGTGGAATAAGCTATTAGCCATCAGTAAGACGATTAATCCAAGTCAGCCTTGGCTAGCCGCTGATGCAGAAATTTTAGATAAAACAACTGTTTCGCATTGGCTCGAGCAAAACAACGCGTCTCGCCTTGCTCAATGGCTCTTTGCTTACAACTGCACCGGCGGAACTGGTACAGGAGGGTATGAACCCTGTGAATCCTCTATTTTGCACCTTGCTTTAGGCCAGAACGTTGCGCCTCAAAGTGGTGGTGGAGAGGAATGGCTCATCACGAAGGGTGCGGGAGAGGTTGCAAAACTACTTGGCGAAGAAATGAGAGAGGATATAGAACTTTCTGCTCCAGTTCAAGAAATTACTCAAACAGGTGATGGTCTTGAAGTTTTTTATGGATATGGTGCAAATAAATCAATTTCATCTAATGCAGCTATCGTTGCAATTCCACCAGTATTACGTCAAAAAATAACCTTCAACCCTGGACTTGAAAGCGAGTACAGGCAATTTATCCAACGTTCGCCAATGGGAACAAAATTTAAAGTTTTAGCGGTTTACAAAGAAGCTTTCTGGAGAGAACAGGGGTTCTGTGGGGCAGGCCAAGGAAACTTAAAATTGCTTGAACAGACTGCCGATAGCGGTCCCCCAGAAACAAGTCCGGGAATATTGGCTTCATTTGTTTCTGGACATCGAGCATCTCAGCTGAATCGTCTCCCAGATTTAGAACAACGGCGATTGATCCTTGAAGATCTTGTTCGATACTGGGGGCCAAAGGCTGCCGAACCGCTCGATCTTGTTGTTCAGCGCTGGATCGATGAACAGTGGACCACCGGTGGCTACACCGCTTTCCGCACGCCGGGAGCATGGACTGGATTCGGCACAACCTGGCAGCAGCCTCACGGCAGAATTTTCTGGGCTGGCACGGAAGAATCCACCCGCTGGCCTGGTTATTTCGAAGGGGCCATTGAAGCGGGTATCCAGGCAGTAGACCGCGCTGCAGCCGCTTTGGATGGAGGAGGAAACTGA
- a CDS encoding DUF3764 family protein, which translates to METTVWTFSLSVPFEQWAAIYDSEDVTKMHESIGLKSLFRGVSKDDPTKVCAVQQAPVGAAQKLFEDNKAMIAGAGHIIESTVITAYSQS; encoded by the coding sequence ATGGAAACCACCGTGTGGACTTTTAGCCTGAGCGTGCCTTTTGAACAGTGGGCAGCGATTTACGACAGTGAGGATGTGACCAAGATGCATGAATCGATTGGTCTCAAATCGCTGTTCCGCGGAGTGAGCAAAGACGACCCCACCAAGGTTTGTGCCGTTCAGCAAGCCCCAGTGGGTGCAGCTCAAAAACTCTTCGAAGACAACAAAGCGATGATTGCCGGAGCTGGGCACATCATCGAGAGCACGGTAATCACGGCGTATTCCCAAAGCTGA
- a CDS encoding DUF3104 domain-containing protein: protein MLELRWRCHDSMPTCHSRFTTNDVDPLFHHVKAGMTVIHRSKDSNISMADVRRVSDQQESTQNPPLFEVIDVHTGVIRWISGHQITHIVPAL, encoded by the coding sequence GTGCTCGAATTGCGCTGGCGTTGCCACGACTCCATGCCAACTTGCCACTCGCGCTTCACAACGAACGACGTTGACCCGCTGTTTCATCACGTCAAGGCGGGGATGACAGTCATCCACCGCTCAAAAGACTCAAACATCAGCATGGCCGACGTGCGACGCGTCAGCGACCAGCAAGAGTCCACACAGAACCCTCCGCTGTTTGAGGTGATAGACGTTCACACCGGCGTGATTCGTTGGATCAGCGGCCACCAGATCACGCACATCGTGCCTGCGCTCTGA
- a CDS encoding Nif11-like leader peptide family natural product precursor, translating into MSEEQLKAFQEKVKADTSLQSKLKAAASPEAALEIAKDAGFSITAEDIQSMQSTAGEVSDKELEGAAGGRRSRENTLDRLFVRCGE; encoded by the coding sequence ATGTCAGAAGAGCAGCTCAAAGCCTTCCAAGAAAAGGTCAAAGCAGACACCAGCCTTCAGTCAAAGCTCAAGGCAGCAGCGTCCCCAGAAGCTGCTCTTGAAATCGCCAAAGACGCAGGCTTTTCAATTACCGCAGAAGATATTCAATCAATGCAATCGACAGCGGGAGAAGTATCAGATAAAGAGTTGGAAGGTGCAGCTGGCGGAAGGAGGAGCCGTGAAAACACGTTGGATCGTTTGTTTGTGAGGTGTGGTGAGTAA
- a CDS encoding Nif11-like leader peptide family natural product precursor, producing the protein MSEEQLKAFLEKVKADTSLQEKLNAAADSDAVLTIAKEAGFSISTDDLKNTQSDYISNEELEGASGGCDPVRHSCPAGAGTCCMTQLFSSR; encoded by the coding sequence ATGTCAGAAGAGCAACTCAAAGCGTTCCTGGAGAAGGTCAAAGCCGACACCAGCCTTCAGGAGAAACTAAATGCTGCAGCCGATTCCGATGCAGTTCTTACGATTGCGAAAGAAGCGGGGTTTAGTATTTCTACTGATGACTTAAAGAACACTCAATCTGATTACATTTCAAATGAAGAGCTGGAAGGAGCGTCTGGGGGATGTGATCCTGTCAGACACTCCTGCCCGGCGGGGGCCGGGACATGCTGTATGACTCAGCTGTTCTCGAGCAGATGA
- a CDS encoding DUF1651 domain-containing protein: MVSPGLDQQIPLQVEKASPHRGGGLPQVVLSDQGHASGQVEMITPMVRHAVAAAALSLIRVLARLTGMPNKDRPLVDRHPPKPGGEDWLVNAQEQLVVQFKPDNPSPHAEWVSVRTYSWIPPHPPVPQTRRRMLRHNAIDAWKQMQKTGWQRCSPPVR; the protein is encoded by the coding sequence TTGGTCTCTCCAGGTCTCGATCAGCAGATCCCGTTGCAGGTGGAAAAGGCATCGCCCCATCGCGGTGGTGGCCTGCCCCAGGTCGTGCTCTCCGATCAGGGCCATGCATCAGGCCAGGTCGAGATGATCACCCCAATGGTTCGGCATGCCGTAGCAGCTGCAGCGCTCAGTCTGATCAGGGTGCTCGCCAGACTCACCGGCATGCCCAACAAGGACCGCCCCCTCGTTGACCGTCATCCGCCGAAACCCGGCGGAGAGGACTGGCTGGTGAACGCTCAGGAGCAGCTTGTGGTGCAGTTCAAACCCGACAACCCATCGCCTCATGCGGAGTGGGTGTCAGTACGGACTTACAGCTGGATTCCGCCACATCCACCAGTGCCGCAGACACGCAGGCGGATGCTCAGGCACAACGCCATTGATGCGTGGAAGCAGATGCAGAAAACAGGCTGGCAGAGGTGCTCGCCACCAGTGCGCTAA
- a CDS encoding Nif11-like leader peptide family natural product precursor, translating to MSEEQLKAFLEKAQGDTSLQEKLKAAASPEAVIEIAKEAGFAITSEDIQSMQSEELSDDELEEAAVGGGHNCGFTAPRRDGRPATRMVRGPSCGRSH from the coding sequence ATGTCAGAAGAGCAGCTCAAAGCCTTTCTAGAAAAGGCCCAAGGCGACACCAGCCTGCAGGAAAAGCTCAAAGCAGCAGCCTCCCCTGAAGCCGTTATTGAAATCGCTAAAGAAGCTGGGTTTGCAATTACCTCAGAAGATATTCAGTCAATGCAATCGGAAGAACTGTCAGACGATGAGCTGGAAGAAGCAGCTGTCGGAGGCGGTCACAATTGTGGTTTCACGGCACCCCGACGAGATGGCCGACCTGCGACCAGGATGGTCCGAGGCCCATCGTGTGGAAGGTCCCACTAA